One window from the genome of Aquabacterium sp. A3 encodes:
- a CDS encoding YbcC family protein, whose protein sequence is MSDVSDLSSVADAMPWQDRVDRACAQACEAIAPTWPLDRAIAVNPHWQRIGMPVLEVAARMAVLADIRVFPPRALLAQAWRDGRITAQDLTQALADLPAAAARLDVAACVHALSEPGHTPRLPLLIDVLDDDAQRHRRLSWRQAITHQVSQTCAAYFDQDQADWQPERSHGLYAFWRDTLVHDQGIGVLMGLPTLGRAVGQLPATREDAESWALRQLGLPEDVWADYLEAVLLSVNGWASWCAYLGWQARLAGGHDPHLRDLLAIRLAWGAILLATKDDASTRHAFAALQSRWREAPAVLDDARARLRVDEVWQLALDVSWQRRLAQQLQQPAVAGHQAAPMVQAAFCIDVRSEPMRRALEAECPEVQTLGVAGFFGLPVAYTSLGSAERRPQLPGLLAPAIDVHDAIDAAPDQASPSPDQTERARQARQRHWAITSPWQAASHWPGAAYSFVEAAGVAYLGPLLRWLHPTRGERARDDLSGLPVRYRPVCRPALAGLSLAEQVDLAGRVLQGMGMPPSASPLPLAPLVVLVGHGSQSHNNAHAAALDCGACCGQTGEVNARVLARLLNDSAVRDGLAQRGSRIPPATRFVAALHNTTTDDIEAFDTDLLPAHALAAWQALVPRWQRASDRVRQERAPSLGLIQGQPLTARQLHKQLQRRANDGAQTRPEWGLAGNAAFVIAPRWRTQHANLAGRSFLHDYDPACDPDGSWLTQLITAPMLVTHWINWQYHASTCDPDRLGSGNKVLHNVVGGHLGVFEGNGGDLRIGLSRQSLHDGQRWVHDPVRLTVVIDAPADRIDAIVAAHEPVRHLVAQGWLHLWRFEGAQLQRRTQTGWAEVMLG, encoded by the coding sequence ATGAGTGATGTTTCAGACCTGAGCAGCGTGGCCGACGCCATGCCCTGGCAAGACCGTGTCGATCGGGCCTGCGCGCAAGCCTGCGAGGCCATCGCGCCCACTTGGCCGCTGGACCGGGCCATCGCCGTCAACCCGCACTGGCAGCGCATCGGCATGCCCGTGCTGGAGGTGGCCGCGCGCATGGCCGTGCTGGCCGACATCCGCGTGTTTCCGCCCCGGGCGCTCTTGGCCCAGGCCTGGCGCGATGGCCGCATCACCGCCCAGGACCTGACCCAGGCCCTGGCCGATCTGCCTGCAGCGGCCGCCAGGCTCGACGTAGCTGCCTGCGTGCACGCCCTGTCCGAGCCAGGCCACACGCCCCGACTGCCCCTGCTCATCGACGTGCTGGACGATGACGCCCAGCGCCACCGCCGGCTGTCGTGGCGGCAGGCCATCACCCACCAGGTCAGCCAGACCTGCGCGGCGTACTTCGATCAGGACCAGGCCGACTGGCAGCCTGAGCGCAGCCATGGCCTGTACGCCTTCTGGCGTGACACCCTGGTGCACGACCAGGGCATTGGCGTGCTGATGGGCTTGCCCACGCTGGGAAGGGCCGTGGGGCAACTGCCCGCCACCCGCGAAGACGCCGAGTCGTGGGCCTTGCGGCAACTCGGCCTGCCGGAAGACGTGTGGGCCGACTATCTGGAAGCGGTGCTGTTGTCGGTCAATGGCTGGGCGTCGTGGTGCGCGTACCTGGGCTGGCAGGCCCGGCTGGCCGGTGGCCACGACCCACACCTGCGCGACCTGCTGGCCATCCGCCTGGCCTGGGGCGCCATCCTGCTGGCCACCAAGGACGACGCCAGCACGCGCCACGCCTTCGCCGCCTTGCAGTCGCGGTGGCGCGAGGCCCCGGCCGTGCTGGACGATGCCCGCGCCCGCCTGCGGGTGGACGAGGTCTGGCAACTGGCGCTGGACGTGTCCTGGCAGCGCCGCCTGGCGCAGCAACTGCAACAGCCTGCTGTGGCCGGCCATCAGGCCGCGCCCATGGTGCAAGCGGCCTTCTGCATCGACGTGCGCAGCGAACCCATGCGCCGCGCGCTGGAGGCCGAGTGCCCCGAGGTGCAAACCTTGGGCGTGGCCGGATTTTTTGGCCTGCCCGTGGCCTACACCTCGCTGGGCAGCGCAGAGCGGCGGCCTCAGCTGCCAGGGCTGCTGGCCCCCGCCATCGACGTGCACGACGCCATCGATGCCGCGCCCGACCAAGCCAGCCCCTCACCAGATCAGACCGAACGCGCACGCCAGGCCCGTCAGCGCCATTGGGCCATCACCTCACCATGGCAGGCGGCCAGCCATTGGCCCGGCGCCGCCTACTCGTTCGTCGAGGCCGCGGGTGTCGCGTACCTGGGGCCCCTGCTGCGCTGGCTGCATCCCACCCGTGGCGAGCGGGCCCGCGACGACCTGTCCGGCCTGCCTGTGCGCTACCGGCCGGTGTGCCGTCCGGCCCTGGCGGGCCTGTCCCTGGCCGAGCAGGTGGACCTGGCCGGGCGCGTGCTGCAAGGCATGGGCATGCCGCCAAGCGCATCGCCTTTGCCCCTGGCCCCCCTGGTGGTGCTGGTGGGCCATGGCAGCCAAAGCCACAACAACGCCCACGCCGCCGCGCTGGATTGCGGCGCCTGCTGCGGACAGACCGGCGAGGTCAACGCCCGCGTGCTGGCCCGCCTGCTCAATGACTCGGCCGTGCGCGATGGCCTGGCCCAGCGTGGCAGCCGCATCCCGCCGGCCACGCGCTTTGTGGCTGCGCTGCACAACACCACCACCGACGACATCGAAGCGTTCGACACCGACCTCTTGCCGGCCCACGCCCTGGCCGCATGGCAGGCCCTGGTGCCCCGCTGGCAGCGCGCCAGCGACCGCGTGCGTCAAGAGCGTGCCCCCTCGCTGGGCCTGATCCAGGGGCAGCCTCTCACAGCGCGCCAATTGCACAAGCAACTGCAGCGCCGCGCCAACGATGGCGCCCAGACCCGTCCCGAGTGGGGGCTGGCCGGCAACGCCGCCTTCGTTATCGCCCCCCGCTGGCGCACGCAGCACGCCAACCTGGCGGGCCGCAGCTTTCTGCACGACTATGACCCCGCCTGCGATCCCGACGGCAGTTGGCTCACCCAACTGATCACGGCGCCCATGCTGGTCACCCACTGGATCAACTGGCAGTACCACGCCTCCACCTGCGACCCCGATCGACTGGGCAGTGGCAACAAGGTGCTGCACAACGTGGTGGGCGGCCACCTGGGCGTGTTCGAGGGCAATGGGGGTGACCTGCGCATCGGCCTGTCGCGCCAGTCGCTGCACGACGGTCAGCGCTGGGTGCACGACCCCGTGCGCCTGACGGTGGTGATCGACGCCCCGGCCGACAGGATCGACGCCATCGTGGCGGCCCACGAGCCGGTGCGCCACCTGGTGGCGCAGGGCTGGTTGCACCTGTGGCGCTTCGAGGGGGCGCAACTGCAGCGGCGCACCCAGACAGGGTGGGCTGAGGTGATGCTGGGCTGA
- a CDS encoding NADH-quinone oxidoreductase subunit L, translated as MQINDVWLAADGLVTGAPAAVMALMAVVAWCHREAAWRGWMFSAVLALVLAVGAWGMAWVQGALGLSHWMAVLVQLLGVIIGAFSWRYLSGEPGQRRYVVALAGVLAAVHVLLQAQHWAVLILAWALVGWLLQPLLCFYAERPFALLAAHKKRLADRLADVLLIAAAALAWHTVGSGALPDLWSHLATHGASWPLQLSAVCLVLAAVLRTALLPVHGWLIQVMEAPTPVSALMHAGVVNLSGVVLIGFAPLLNAAPVAQALLVVLGLLTAGLAGLVMLTRISIKVRLAWSTVAQMGFMLMEIGLGLYTLAALHLIGHSLYKAHAFLSASGVVRHTRLQHQQGRAGVAVLSQWLAPVVAMAVIVAVGVGAGQPAWPLWWSAVLALAWAPLLWGWSWPALCSGVALVALLAGLTTVGHALPLGLADAPLHWAGWGVVLGLAALYGCLVAVQRHSPRLERWRRWSYAGFYVDETYTRLALRWWPTGWAVPASGGAGMKEWRHE; from the coding sequence GTGCAGATCAACGACGTGTGGCTGGCCGCCGACGGCCTGGTGACCGGCGCGCCTGCCGCGGTCATGGCGCTGATGGCCGTGGTGGCCTGGTGTCACCGCGAGGCGGCCTGGCGCGGCTGGATGTTCAGCGCCGTGCTGGCCTTGGTGCTGGCCGTGGGCGCCTGGGGCATGGCCTGGGTGCAGGGGGCGTTGGGCCTGAGCCACTGGATGGCGGTGCTGGTGCAGTTGCTGGGGGTCATCATCGGGGCCTTCTCATGGCGGTATCTGTCGGGCGAGCCCGGGCAGCGCCGCTATGTGGTGGCGCTGGCCGGTGTGCTGGCTGCCGTGCACGTGCTGTTGCAGGCGCAGCACTGGGCTGTGCTCATCCTGGCCTGGGCCCTGGTGGGTTGGCTGCTGCAGCCCTTGCTGTGCTTTTACGCCGAGCGGCCATTTGCCCTGCTGGCTGCCCATAAAAAGCGCCTGGCCGATCGCCTGGCCGATGTGCTGCTGATCGCGGCGGCCGCGCTGGCCTGGCACACCGTGGGCAGTGGCGCCTTGCCCGATCTGTGGAGCCACCTGGCCACCCACGGGGCCTCTTGGCCCCTGCAGCTCAGCGCGGTCTGCCTGGTGCTGGCGGCCGTCCTGCGCACCGCCTTGTTGCCGGTGCATGGCTGGCTGATTCAGGTGATGGAGGCCCCCACCCCCGTGTCGGCGCTGATGCACGCCGGGGTGGTCAACCTGTCGGGGGTGGTGCTGATCGGCTTTGCCCCCTTGCTCAACGCGGCCCCTGTGGCCCAGGCCCTGCTGGTGGTGCTGGGCCTGCTCACCGCCGGGCTGGCCGGGCTGGTGATGCTCACGCGCATCAGCATCAAGGTGCGCCTGGCGTGGTCCACCGTGGCCCAGATGGGCTTCATGCTGATGGAGATCGGCCTGGGCTTGTACACGCTGGCGGCGCTGCACCTCATCGGCCACTCACTGTACAAGGCGCATGCTTTTCTGTCGGCCTCTGGTGTGGTTCGCCACACCCGCTTGCAGCACCAGCAGGGCCGCGCCGGGGTGGCGGTGCTCAGCCAGTGGTTGGCGCCTGTGGTGGCGATGGCGGTGATTGTGGCGGTTGGTGTGGGGGCAGGGCAGCCGGCCTGGCCGCTGTGGTGGAGCGCGGTGCTGGCCCTGGCCTGGGCGCCCTTGCTGTGGGGCTGGTCGTGGCCTGCCTTGTGCAGTGGTGTGGCCTTGGTGGCCCTGCTGGCAGGCCTGACCACGGTGGGGCATGCCTTGCCCCTGGGCTTGGCGGACGCGCCCTTGCATTGGGCCGGATGGGGCGTGGTGCTGGGCCTGGCCGCGCTGTATGGCTGCCTGGTGGCGGTGCAGCGGCACTCGCCCCGGCTGGAGCGTTGGCGTCGCTGGAGCTACGCCGGCTTTTATGTGGATGAAACCTACACCCGCCTGGCCTTGCGCTGGTGGCCCACCGGCTGGGCTGTGCCGGCCAGCGGCGGTGCAGGCATGAAGGAGTGGCGCCATGAGTGA
- a CDS encoding LysR family transcriptional regulator, with protein sequence MKDLAQLNFHHLFYFWRVASIGHLTRAAEELHTSQSALSAQIRQLEDRLGTPLFTREGRRLVLTDTGQLVRTYADDIFGLGREMLGRLQGRDEGMVRLRIGSVATLSRNYQENWMRPLLANPAVSLTLESGLLEGLLERLQQHQLDVVLANEPVPTAPDRPLHCRFLGGQSISLVGPAHRWAGQTLRVPHDLHDQDIALPGPRHALRAQFDALCLSADVKPRLRAEVDDMAMLRLIARDSGWLTVLPEVVVQDELKSGTLVRLGGSDELQEQFYAITVPRRHQLPVLEALLGNAPGITPA encoded by the coding sequence ATGAAAGACCTGGCCCAGCTGAACTTTCATCACCTGTTTTACTTCTGGCGCGTGGCCAGCATCGGCCACCTCACTCGGGCGGCTGAAGAGTTGCACACCTCGCAGTCGGCGCTGTCGGCGCAGATCCGCCAGCTGGAAGACCGGCTGGGCACCCCTTTGTTCACCCGGGAAGGGCGCCGGCTGGTGCTGACCGACACGGGACAGTTGGTGCGCACCTATGCCGACGATATTTTCGGGCTGGGCCGTGAAATGCTGGGGAGGCTTCAGGGCCGCGACGAGGGCATGGTGCGGCTGCGCATCGGCAGCGTGGCCACCCTGTCGCGCAACTACCAGGAGAACTGGATGCGGCCTTTGCTGGCCAACCCGGCCGTGTCCTTGACCCTGGAGTCTGGTCTGCTGGAGGGCCTGCTGGAGCGCCTGCAACAGCACCAGCTGGACGTGGTGCTGGCCAATGAACCGGTGCCCACCGCGCCGGACCGGCCGCTGCATTGCCGCTTTTTGGGCGGACAGTCCATCTCGCTGGTGGGCCCCGCCCACCGATGGGCAGGGCAAACGCTGCGGGTGCCTCACGATCTGCACGATCAGGACATCGCCCTGCCCGGCCCACGACATGCCCTGCGCGCCCAGTTTGATGCGCTGTGCCTGTCGGCCGACGTGAAGCCACGCCTGCGTGCCGAAGTGGACGACATGGCGATGCTGCGCCTGATCGCGCGTGACAGCGGCTGGTTGACCGTGCTGCCCGAGGTGGTGGTGCAGGACGAACTGAAATCGGGCACCCTGGTGCGCCTGGGTGGCTCGGACGAGCTGCAAGAGCAGTTCTACGCCATCACCGTGCCCCGGCGACACCAATTGCCGGTGCTGGAGGCGCTGCTGGGCAACGCCCCCGGCATCACACCGGCCTGA
- the katG gene encoding catalase/peroxidase HPI has translation MDNKQTSSGQCPVMHGGMTSAGMAKMDWWPNALNLDILHQHDTKTNPLGASFNYREELKKLDVDALKKDLKALMTDSQPWWPADWGHYGGLMIRMAWHSAGTYRVADGRGGGGTGNQRFAPINSWPDNANLDKARRLLWPIKKKYGNKISWADLMILAGNMAYESMGLKTFGFAFGREDIWHPEKDTYWGSEKEWLAPTGSEGSRYSGQRDLENPLAAVMMGLIYVNPEGVDGKPDPLKTAHDVRITFERMAMNDEETVALTAGGHTVGKCHGNGNAANLGPAPEGAEIEEQGMGWNNHQTRGIGRDTVTSGIEGAWTTHPTKWDNGYFDLLLGYEWELKKSPAGAWQWEPINIKEEDKPVDVEDPSIRYNPIMTDADMAMKMDPEYRKISERFHQDPAYFSEVFARAWFKLTHRDMGPKSRYVGPDVPQEDLIWQDPIPAGKTGYDVAAVKAKIAAAGLSVSELVTTAWDSARTFRGSDKRGGANGARIRLAPQKDWEGNEPARLAKVLAVYEKIAADTGVSVADVIVLGGNLGVEQAAKAAGVDVTVPFAPGRGDATQAQTDVESFEVLEPLADGFRNWQKKHYVVTPEEMMLDRAQLMGLTAHEMTVLVGGLRVIGTNHGGSAHGVFTDRVGALTNDFFVHLTDMAYSWKPTGRNSYDIVDRASGATKFTATRVDLVFGSNSVLRSYAEVYAQDDNKAKFVHDFVAAWVKVMNADRFDLA, from the coding sequence ATGGACAACAAGCAAACCAGTTCTGGCCAATGCCCCGTCATGCACGGAGGGATGACCTCGGCTGGCATGGCCAAGATGGATTGGTGGCCGAACGCCCTGAACCTTGACATCCTGCACCAGCACGACACCAAGACCAACCCGCTCGGCGCCAGCTTCAATTACCGCGAAGAGCTCAAGAAGCTGGACGTGGACGCCCTGAAGAAGGACCTCAAGGCCCTGATGACCGACAGCCAGCCCTGGTGGCCGGCCGACTGGGGACACTACGGCGGCCTGATGATCCGCATGGCCTGGCACTCGGCCGGTACCTACCGGGTTGCAGATGGCCGTGGAGGTGGTGGTACAGGCAATCAGCGCTTTGCCCCCATCAACTCCTGGCCTGACAACGCCAACCTCGACAAGGCCCGCCGCCTGCTGTGGCCGATCAAGAAGAAGTACGGCAACAAGATCAGCTGGGCCGACCTCATGATCCTGGCCGGCAACATGGCCTATGAATCCATGGGCTTGAAGACCTTTGGTTTCGCCTTTGGCCGCGAAGACATCTGGCACCCCGAGAAAGACACTTACTGGGGCTCCGAAAAGGAATGGCTGGCCCCCACCGGCAGCGAAGGCAGCCGCTACTCGGGCCAGCGCGACCTGGAGAACCCCCTGGCCGCCGTGATGATGGGTTTGATCTACGTGAACCCCGAAGGTGTTGATGGCAAGCCTGACCCGTTGAAGACGGCACACGATGTGCGCATCACGTTCGAACGCATGGCCATGAACGACGAAGAAACCGTGGCCCTGACCGCTGGCGGCCACACGGTGGGCAAATGCCACGGCAATGGCAATGCCGCCAACCTGGGCCCCGCCCCTGAAGGGGCCGAGATCGAAGAACAAGGCATGGGCTGGAACAACCACCAAACCCGTGGCATTGGCCGTGACACGGTCACCAGTGGCATCGAAGGCGCCTGGACCACCCACCCTACGAAGTGGGACAACGGCTATTTTGATCTGCTCCTGGGCTATGAGTGGGAGCTCAAAAAGAGCCCGGCTGGCGCGTGGCAGTGGGAGCCGATCAACATCAAGGAAGAAGACAAGCCAGTGGACGTGGAAGATCCCTCCATTCGCTACAACCCCATCATGACGGACGCCGACATGGCGATGAAGATGGACCCTGAGTACCGCAAGATCTCCGAGCGCTTCCACCAGGATCCGGCTTACTTCTCTGAGGTGTTTGCCCGCGCCTGGTTCAAGCTGACCCACCGCGACATGGGCCCCAAGAGCCGCTACGTGGGCCCGGACGTGCCGCAAGAAGACCTGATCTGGCAAGACCCGATCCCGGCTGGCAAGACGGGCTATGACGTGGCCGCCGTCAAGGCCAAGATCGCCGCCGCAGGTTTGAGCGTCAGCGAACTGGTCACCACCGCCTGGGACAGCGCCCGCACCTTCCGGGGCTCAGACAAGCGTGGCGGTGCCAACGGCGCCCGCATCCGCCTGGCACCGCAAAAGGACTGGGAGGGCAATGAGCCTGCCCGCCTGGCCAAGGTGCTGGCCGTGTACGAAAAGATCGCTGCCGACACCGGTGTGAGCGTGGCCGACGTGATCGTGCTGGGCGGCAACCTGGGCGTGGAGCAGGCAGCCAAGGCGGCGGGCGTGGACGTGACCGTGCCCTTCGCCCCCGGCCGTGGTGATGCCACCCAGGCGCAGACGGATGTCGAATCCTTTGAGGTGCTCGAACCCCTGGCCGATGGCTTCCGCAACTGGCAGAAGAAGCACTACGTGGTCACGCCCGAAGAGATGATGCTGGACCGCGCGCAACTCATGGGCCTGACCGCCCACGAGATGACCGTGCTGGTGGGGGGGCTGCGGGTGATCGGCACCAACCACGGTGGCAGCGCGCATGGCGTGTTCACCGACCGCGTGGGTGCCCTCACCAACGACTTCTTCGTGCACCTCACCGACATGGCCTACAGCTGGAAGCCCACCGGCCGCAACAGCTACGACATCGTCGACCGCGCCAGCGGCGCCACCAAGTTCACCGCCACGCGGGTGGACCTGGTGTTCGGCTCCAACTCGGTGCTGCGCTCGTACGCCGAGGTCTACGCCCAGGACGACAACAAGGCGAAGTTCGTCCACGACTTCGTGGCCGCCTGGGTGAAGGTGATGAACGCCGATCGTTTCGACCTGGCGTGA
- a CDS encoding alkaline phosphatase PhoX, with product MKQTRIAMAAMAAMAVAASASAATEFDNFTPLLSSQTSPLPESAPVLLSSPLFTQEVIANRSNQNTLVPGSNSGNWDMITANESGANAGRYLFMPFETGSAGVQRVDLWDTNYNTRTTTIVAPGTSSFVSGDASRWTPWGSYLTAEESWGATSTKGRLFEVTNATTAVANGGDLIHRSIVPRVSHEGLAFDSSNSLYFIDEFNGGSLYKYVAANPNASTGNEYFTAGQTFVAKVDGGNNANATGALTWEAITDATGAPLSTSVIGVQGDIDGRLSANAVGGTDYMRPEDLEVIVNAAGQEVLYMATTTTHEIYAVNLSTNEVSLFANRDTLDLGNGQAVGAELTNPDNLAVDAEGNLYIIEDQPGADRDDIWFARDLNHDGDLNDEGEGLQRWASNGIPGSEFTGMYFDKFNPNVTYVNIQHPNSGNDLLVKISAVPAVPEPSTYGLALAGLIVAGVMARRRRA from the coding sequence ATGAAACAAACCCGCATTGCCATGGCTGCGATGGCCGCCATGGCCGTGGCCGCGTCGGCATCCGCCGCCACCGAATTCGACAACTTCACCCCCCTGTTGTCCTCGCAAACCAGCCCCCTGCCTGAAAGCGCCCCCGTGCTGCTGTCCAGCCCGCTGTTCACGCAAGAGGTGATCGCCAACCGCAGCAACCAGAACACCCTGGTGCCGGGCTCCAACTCTGGCAACTGGGACATGATCACGGCCAACGAAAGCGGCGCAAACGCCGGCCGCTACCTGTTCATGCCCTTCGAGACGGGCTCGGCGGGCGTGCAGCGCGTCGACCTGTGGGACACCAACTACAACACGCGCACGACCACCATCGTGGCGCCCGGCACCAGCTCGTTCGTGTCTGGCGATGCATCACGTTGGACCCCCTGGGGCAGCTACCTGACGGCCGAAGAATCCTGGGGCGCCACCAGCACCAAGGGTCGACTGTTCGAGGTCACGAACGCCACCACGGCCGTGGCCAATGGCGGCGACCTCATCCACCGCTCGATCGTGCCCCGCGTGTCGCACGAAGGTCTGGCCTTTGACAGCAGCAACAGCCTGTACTTCATCGACGAGTTCAATGGTGGCAGCTTGTACAAGTACGTGGCGGCCAACCCCAACGCCAGCACCGGCAATGAGTACTTCACTGCAGGCCAGACCTTTGTGGCCAAGGTGGATGGTGGCAACAACGCCAACGCCACGGGCGCACTGACCTGGGAAGCCATCACCGACGCCACCGGCGCGCCCTTGTCAACGTCGGTGATCGGCGTGCAAGGCGACATCGATGGTCGGCTGAGCGCCAATGCGGTGGGCGGCACCGACTACATGCGCCCGGAAGACCTGGAGGTGATCGTCAACGCGGCGGGTCAAGAAGTGCTGTACATGGCCACCACCACCACGCACGAGATCTACGCAGTGAACCTGAGCACCAATGAGGTCAGCCTGTTTGCCAACCGCGACACGCTGGACCTGGGCAATGGACAGGCCGTGGGGGCCGAGCTGACCAACCCAGACAACCTGGCCGTGGACGCCGAAGGCAATCTGTACATCATCGAAGATCAACCTGGCGCCGACCGTGACGACATCTGGTTTGCCCGCGACCTCAACCACGATGGCGACCTCAACGATGAAGGCGAAGGCCTGCAACGCTGGGCGTCCAACGGCATTCCGGGCTCGGAGTTCACCGGGATGTACTTCGACAAGTTCAACCCCAACGTGACGTACGTGAACATCCAGCACCCCAACAGCGGCAACGACCTGCTGGTCAAGATCAGCGCCGTGCCGGCCGTGCCCGAGCCCAGCACCTACGGTCTGGCCCTGGCTGGCCTGATCGTGGCGGGCGTGATGGCCCGACGCCGTCGCGCCTGA